In Musa acuminata AAA Group cultivar baxijiao chromosome BXJ2-3, Cavendish_Baxijiao_AAA, whole genome shotgun sequence, the following proteins share a genomic window:
- the LOC135607680 gene encoding uncharacterized protein LOC135607680, whose product MAFGESGDVQLLEISGRARRLSYVVSSWFKVVNLDGGSKNAGRGLQKTKEKAGFLGKGELVEGGGLQGSRRLAVPEEEKLCGSRSWRSCGAELKEVIRDSLYGRSLLLNSSDDEKASSSRSLGFHPRSGSNASRHEEEVNTRNPITASGQPMKMKAPSLIARLMGLEQVPAESIKRKQQVRAPEATRSMLQKIERSRRFDTDDEATSSRRGAKQEELGSCKTSGRQVAHESERKEVEISKSGMAAGSSACDGRQKSGSDRKQAQSRRDVKTAAAPVVHAKKTRTASTEARKQSIAFGRGRPQQPVSRSSTITASTEKKVTGSKPAQKTAKFKTTERKDGEGIIDPSRKAEDASAINIIIPAAQPPKQRRLHPRAAINEKIMCEIMPKPSTSPGKAKAAVAKLVGSEARNTAKREDKEGYLEALLLSLLSHAHEMSLAELKQVDEDAKLYWDCAEESVARKRSHRDLCAHPLLPACSRSSSADDAAMDKLVGEMSRGMRRLASYGKADEKVASTDGLYVRLERDLRCGDGWLNAMWDLGWRNGICVEEVDGVVGLVEERVMSALLEEVAMELKH is encoded by the exons ATGGCCTTCGGGGAGAGTGGCGACGTGCAGCTGTTGGAGATCTCCGGGCGAGCTCGCAGGCTGAGCTACGTGGTCAGCTCATGGTTCAAGGTGGTCAACCTCGATGGCGGATCGAAGAACGCCGGCCGTGGTCTTCAGAAGACGAAGGAGAAGGCAGGGTTTTTGGGCAAGGGAGAGCTCGTGGAGGGAGGAGGGTTGCAGGGGTCGAGAAGATTGGCAGTGCCGGAGGAAGAGAAGCTCTGCGGCAGTCGTTCGTGGAGGAGCTGCGGGGCGGAGCTGAAAGAAGTGATCAGAGACAGCCTCTACGGCCGCAGCCTGCTGCTGAACTCTTCCGACGATGAGAAGGCGTCGTCTAGCCGATCATTAGGTTTCCATCCGAGAAGTGGATCGAATGCCTCCCGTCACGAGGAAGAGGTCAACACAAGGAATCCAATCACAGCCTCGGGTCAACCCATGAAGATGAAAGCTCCAAGCTTGATCGCGAGGCTTATGGGATTGGAACAAGTCCCTGCCGAATCCATCAAAAGAAAACAACAGGTTCGAGCGCCCGAGGCGACAAGGTCGATGCTGCAAAAGATCGAACGCAGCAGAAGATTCGATACGGATGACGAAGCCACATCGTCGAGGAGAGGAGCGAAGCAGGAGGAGCTCGGTTCCTGTAAGACTTCAGGAAGACAAGTGGCACACGAATCAGAAAGGAAGGAAGTTGAGATCTCGAAGAGTGGAATGGCAGCAGGTTCTTCCGCGTGTGATGGGCGACAAAAGTCGGGTTCGGATCGAAAGCAAGCACAGAGCAGAAGAGATGTGAAGACTGCAGCAGCTCCGGTGGTTCACGCCAAGAAGACGAGAACAGCATCAACCGAGGCCCGAAAGCAGAGCATCGCTTTCGGCAGAGGGAGACCACAGCAACCGGTGTCGAGGAGCTCCACCATTACTGCGTCAACAGAGAAGAAGGTTACTGGATCAAAACCAGCTCAAAAGACTGCCAAATTCAAG ACTACAGAGCGGAAAGACGGTGAAGGAATCATCGATCCTTCCCGCAAGGCAGAGGATGCATCAGCGATCAACATTATTATACCTGCGGCTCAACCTCCTAAACAGAGAAGGCTGCACCCAAGAGCAGCCATTAATG AGAAGATCATGTGCGAGATCATGCCGAAGCCCAGCACAAGTCCTGGCAAAGCAAAAGCAGCAGTTGCGAAGCTTGTTGGCAGCGAGGCCAGAAACACCGCTAAAAGAGAAGATAAAGAGGGATACCTGGAAGCCTTACTTCTCTCACTCCTGTCGCATGCGCATGAGATGAGCCTCGCTGAGCTGAAGCAGGTTGACGAAGATGCCAAGCTGTATTGGGATTGCGCAGAGGAGTCGGTAGCGCGTAAAAGGAGCCATCGAGATCTCTGCGCCCACCCTCTGCTGCCGGCCTGCTCGAGGAGCTCGTCAGCGGACGACGCGGCCATGGATAAGCTGGTGGGGGAGATGAGCAGGGGAATGAGAAGGCTCGCCAGTTACGGTAAGGCGGACGAGAAGGTGGCTTCCACGGACGGGCTTTACGTGAGACTGGAGAGGGATCTCCGATGCGGAGATGGGTGGTTGAACGCGATGTGGGACTTGGGCTGGAGGAACGGCATTTGCGTGGAAGAAGTTGATGGCGTTGTGGGTCTGGTGGAGGAGCGTGTCATGTCTGCACTCCTCGAGGAGGTCGCCATGGAGTTGAAGCACTGA
- the LOC103978372 gene encoding shaggy-related protein kinase eta encodes MASLPLGPPPPGHDAAAADAALTLAPPPRPEMADKKESEPVTGHIISTTIGGKNGEPKQTISYMAERVVGTGSFGVVFQAKCLETGETVAIKKVLQDKRYKNRELQLMRSMDHPNVICLKHCFFSTTSRDELFLNLVMEYVPESLYGVLRHFSNVNQRMPLIYVKLYTYQIFRGLAYIHTVPGVCHRDVKPQNVLVDPLTHQVKLCDFGSAKILVKGEVNISYICSRYYRAPELIFGATEYTTSIDIWSAGCVLAELLIGQPLFPGESAVDQLVQIVKVLGTPTREEIRCMNPSYTEFRFPQIKAHPWHKIFHKRMPPEAIDLTSRLLQYSPCFRCSALEACAHPFFDELREPNARLPNGRPLPPLFNFNQELAGASPELINKLIPEHVRRQSGLGFLHPAGT; translated from the exons ATGGCTTCGCTGCCGTTGGGACCACCGCCGCCAGGCCACGACGCTGCCGCCGCCGACGCCGCCCTCACCCTCGCTCCACCTCCCCGGCCGGAAATGGCCGACAAGAAG GAGAGTGAACCAGTAACTGGTcatatcatctccaccaccatcggAGGCAAGAACGGTGAACCAAAACAG ACAATTAGCTACATGGCTGAGCGTGTTGTAGGGACTGGCTCATTTGGAGTAGTCTTCCAG GCCAAATGCTTGGAAACGGGAGAAACAGTTGCCATAAAGAAGGTTTTACAGGACAAAAGATACAAAAATCGTGAGCTGCAACTGATGCGCTCAATGGATCATCCAAATGTTATCTGTCTTAAGCATTGTTTCTTCTCCACTACAAGCAGAGATGAGCTTTTCCTTAACCTAGTTATGGAATATGTCCCTGAATCTTTGTATGGCGTCCTAAGGCATTTCAGTAATGTGAATCAGAGGATGCCACTTATCTATGTCAAGCTGTACACATATCAG ATATTTAGAGGGCTGGCTTATATCCATACTGTTCCAGGAGTTTGCCATAGAGATGTGAAGCCACAGAATGTTCTG GTTGACCCTCTTACTCACCAAGTCAAATTATGTGATTTTGGAAGTGCGAAAATTCTG GTTAAGGGTGAAGTGAACATATCTTATATTTGTTCTCGCTATTACCGTGCTCCAGAGCTTATTTTTGGTGCAACTGAATATACAACATCAATTGATATATGGTCAGCAGGTTGTGTTCTTGCTGAGTTACTTATTGGCCAG CCACTGTTTCCTGGTGAAAGTGCTGTCGATCAGCTCGTCCAGATAGTCAAG GTTCTTGGAACTCCAACGCGCGAGGAAATTCGGTGCATGAATCCTAGCTATACAGAGTTCAGGTTTCCACAGATAAAAGCTCATCCATGGCATAAG ATTTTCCACAAGCGAATGCCTCCCGAAGCTATAGATCTTACATCACGCCTTCTCCAATACTCCCCATGTTTTCGTTGCTCTGCA CTGGAAGCATGTGCCCatcccttctttgatgagctacgAGAACCTAATGCGCGATTGCCAAATGGTCGCCCTCTGCCTCCTCTTTTCAACTTTAATCAAGAA TTGGCTGGAGCATCACCAGAGCTTATTAACAAATTGATTCCAGAACATGTGAGGCGGCAATCTGGTCTCGGTTTCTTGCATCCAGCCGGGACATAA